In Ostrea edulis chromosome 10, xbOstEdul1.1, whole genome shotgun sequence, one genomic interval encodes:
- the LOC125665704 gene encoding C-C chemokine receptor type 5-like, which yields MSFFSENETSFHNTILAFPNVSNLVLHNTTSEDPIICTWNLPAIEWFKVAMSTFGFLGNGFTFLVIVLKKALHSKTFAVISAIALSDCLYCLSMILWAFFYYAYMDANDYRTIRECIRLFKYIKTYLSVIMSAAYIASGFFLAVLSVVRYIIISYPLKSNILLTRRRVILTIVAVYVISLGIGVFKTLKINLEGKVTKPLDLIVSYLVPLSVMVAFHTLKLRTLKRNTFQTTSSSVRKMEMVVVMVLLAFFLLLLPWHVLAMLYAYGLYSPNYVVMTVSSILFQLNNCINPVFYAFLSPRVRQYLCFCCVVRRPNIRNQTATESSSLPNTSSCSSIQTSNFSSFQPKT from the coding sequence ATGTCCTTCTTCTCTGAAAATGAGACAAGTTTTCATAACACTATCCTGGCATTTCCCAATGTATCCAATTTAGTACTTCACAACACGACGTCAGAGGATCCCATCATTTGCACGTGGAACCTTCCAGCAATTGAGTGGTTTAAAGTCGCAATGTCAACGTTTGGTTTTCTTGGAAACGGATTCACATTTCTCGTTATTGTTTTGAAGAAGGCTTTACACAGCAAAACGTTTGCGGTAATATCTGCCATTGCCCTTTCGGACTGCCTCTACTGTCTAAGCATGATACTATGGGCATTTTTCTATTATGCTTACATGGATGCAAACGACTATCGCACCATTCGGGAATGTATACGTTTATTTAAGTACATTAAGACATATCTGTCTGTGATTATGTCAGCAGCATACATTGCCTCTGGATTTTTCCTCGCTGTGCTGTCAGTTGTTCGCTACATCATCATTTCCTATCCACTAAAATCCAACATTCTACTCACAAGAAGACGCGTCATCCTCACGATTGTTGCAGTATACGTTATTTCGCTTGGTATAGGAGTCTTCAAAACCTTAAAAATCAATCTGGAAGGGAAAGTGACCAAACCCCTGGACCTCATTGTTTCGTATCTTGTTCCTCTTAGTGTCATGGTAGCATTTCACACTTTAAAGCTAAGAACTCTCAAAAGGAATACATTCCAAACGACTAGCTCATCAGTACGCAAGATGGAGATGGTGGTCGTCATGGTATTATTGGCATTCTTTCTCCTCTTGTTACCATGGCACGTGTTGGCGATGCTGTATGCGTATGGCCTCTATTCTCCTAATTATGTGGTTATGACGGTAAGCTCTATTCTGTTCCAGTTAAACAACTGTATCAACCCCGTGTTCTACGCATTCCTGTCACCGCGAGTCAGACAATATCTATGTTTTTGCTGCGTAGTGAGAAGACCAAATATCAGAAACCAAACAGCAACGGAGTCTTCTTCTTTACCAAACACTTCAAGTTGCTCGTCTATTCAAACATCAAATTTCAGTTCATTCCAGCCGAAAACATAA
- the LOC125665697 gene encoding uncharacterized protein LOC125665697 translates to MHTIRLCVQCQGNTEFYCRTCKHDLCLQCKEKHVIDLHTKHHDVVIYCEKFENAFLQETCVRHPSQKYSMFCEQCNYSVCNSCTNHTTHALVDLRTTYQTKRQQHREIIDNIRSETLYNYRVLLAGIKTDIKTCPSQICHRQSQMSTKAQRLKDLIDTMVCDSKIRKTLLQHRGSMNRYVVNIQNYENIYEQSANRAVQFLLFVKTNHGPQIKDSPSQLLSVITEIQMTTGKRQVGIDECLRLMSTPVLHTSVSVTGVSHVYHISREASGRVWVCDYNNIILTDTTGIARHRVLDLNYWIGGPHTVNRCGELIYIDKQHNINKRSKTLDNTPTRLLESESPWVPICLHASHSTGDLIVGMFNTNADNGKVTRYNGTGKQILNIQHDNTGQVLYGSPIYITENNNGDVIVSDYIKDTVIGTCCSGRHRFSYKGRSVDPPLRPRGICTDALSNILVCDEKTHTVQMIDKDGQFMSLLLTHQHGINKPWGLDYDDKIHLLWVGSHNTNKVSVYRYIQRRYSLTENPGSDDGMTKALRYEEVQKSEELESEEDRRQKASPV, encoded by the exons ATGCATACAATACGTCTCTGTGTTCAATGCCAGGGGAACACCGAATTCTACTGTCGCACGTGTAAACATGATCTGTGTTTACAGTGTAAAGAGAAACATGTCATTGATCTACATACCAAACACCATGATGTTGTCATATACTgtgaaaagtttgaaaatgcCTTTTTACAAGAAACCTGTGTCAGACATCCATCCCAAAAATACAGCATGTTCTGTGAACAGTGTAACTATTCCGTGTGTAACAGCTGTACAAACCATACAACACACGCGCTGGTGGATCTTAGAACAACTTATCAAACAAAGCGACAACAACATAGAGAAATCATTGACAATATCAGAAGTGAAACTCTCTATAACTATCGTGTTCTCCTGGCAGGAATCAAAACTGATATAAAAACCTGTCCCTCACAAATCTGTCACCGTCAATCACAGATGTCAACAAAAGCCCAGAGACTGAAAGATCTGATAGACACTATGGTGTGTGATTCCAAAATCAGAAAAACTTTGCTACAGCATAGAGGAAGTATGAATAGATACGTTGTTAACATACAGAACTATGAAAACATATATGAACAATCAGCAAACAGAGCGGTGCAATTCCTTTTGTTTGTAAAGACCAATCATGGTCCCCAGATAAAGGACAGTCCTAGCCAGTTATTGAGTGTCATCACAGAAATCCAAATGACAACAGGAAAACGACAAGTAGGAATAGACGAGTGTTTGAGACTGATGTCCACACCTGTATTACACACGTCTGTCAGTGTAACGGGTGTTAGTCATGTGTATCATATATCCCGTGAGGCGTCAGGAAGGGTGTGGGTTTGTGATTATAACAATATCATCTTGACAGACACAACAGGAATAGCACGACACCGTGTGTTAGATTTGAATTATTGGATAGGTGGACCACACACAGTGAATCGGTGTGGTGAACTGATTTATATAGATAAGCAACACAACATCAACAAACGCTCTAAGACTTTAGATAACACCCCAACCAGACTTTTAGAGAGTGAATCACCATGGGTACCTATTTGTTTGCACGCCTCCCACTCCACCGGAGATTTGATTGTTGGAATGTTTAACACTAATGCAGACAATGGCAAGGTAACCCGATACAACGGTACTGGAAAACAAATCCTGAACATTCAACATGACAACACAGGTCAAGTGTTGTATGGTAGTCCAATCTATATTACAGAGAATAATAACGGGGATGTTATTGTGTCTGACTATATCAAAGATACTGTAATTGGCACGTGCTGTAGTGGAAGACATAGATTCTCATACAAAGGACGTTCTGTAGATCCACCACTACGACCGCGTGGAATCTGTACAGACGCGCTGTCAAATATCCTGGTGTGTGACGAGAAAACCCACACAGTACAGATGATCGACAAGGACGGTCAATTCATGTCTCTTTTACTGACGCACCAACACGGAATAAACAAACCATGGGGTCTTGACTATGATGATAAAATTCACCTTCTCTGGGTTGGATCTCACAACACCAACAAAGtgtctgtatatagatatatacagaGGAGatactctctgactg aAAATCCAGGGAGTGATGATGGGATGACGAAAGCTTTAAGATATGAGGAAGTTCAGAAATCTGAAGAGTTAGAGTCTGAAGAAGACAGAAGACAGAAAGCGTCTCCAGTCTGA